The Sporosarcina sp. Te-1 DNA window CATATTTCAAGTCTTTTCTCTTAAATTTGTTATAAAAATTTCACTGGATGGTGTTAAAGTTGGTTCAATACGACAATCCTTTCTTTCCATTTTATCAATTTGCGGTCAATCATGCGGGTGTTGGCATCCATGCCATCGACCAAACCGGCAGGACGATCATTTATAATGACAAGATGAAAGAGATCGAAGGGCTCGATTTGGATGATGTGGGAGATCGTTCCATATTGGAGCTCTTCAGCTTCGAACAGGAAGAGAGTACGCTGCTGAAAGTACTCCAAAGCGGAAAAGAACAATTGAATGTAAAACAGACATATTGGAATAGGAATGGAAACGAGATTACAACCATCAATGATACGTTTCCCATCTTCTCCGAGGGAGTATTAATCGGAGCAATTGAAATAGCGAAAGATGTTACTGCGTTGGAGAAATTTATTCTTCACCCTCTGCGGAAAACCAGTACACCTGTCACTTTCAATCAAATCGTAGCCAATTCGGATGCCATGAAGGCAGTTATAACCACTGCCCGCAAAGCATGCAGAGCAAAGCTTCCGATCCTCCTCATCGGCGAAACGGGTACAGGCAAGGATTTATTGGCGGAAAGCATCCATAATGAATCCTCGCCAACGGATTCTCCTTTTTACACGCTCTTCTGCCATAGCACGGATTCGGAATTGATCGAAAAGCTTGCCCAAGAATTTGACGAAGCGGATCAGTTTACGTTATTTTGCGAGCGTATCGACCTTCTGTCCATGGGACTACAGCAAAAGCTTCTCTCCATTTTAAGCCATGCGGAGAAAGACGGGCGGCAGTTTATCGCAAGCATCGGCGAAGACCCGGTGGAATTGATATCACGCGGGACATTGATGAAGGATCTTTATTATTTCTTCGCTTCTTTTACGATCCGCATTCCGCCTGTCCGGAAGCGAAAAGAAGACATCCTGCCTTTCATCGATGCATACCTGACGAAGCGCAAGGAACGTTTCGGCTATTCTCTCGAAGGGGTATCAGAAGAAGTGGAGCAACTGTTTCTTCTTTACGATTGGCCGGGTAATTTACGGGAGCTGGAGTTCCTGCTGGATGAAATCTCTTCCTTGGCTACAATGGAGACCGTCATCACTTACGAAATGCTGCCGCTCCATTTCAGAATCAAAACAGACGACATGATGAACAAGCCTGTTCAAGCTGTCGACTTTATTGTACAACCAAATAAAGATTTAATGCCTCTCGATCAATTTTTACGCGAGGCAGAGGAATATTATTTGGTGAAAGCGATGAAACTGCATGATGACAACATTACGAAAACCGCCAATGCACTTGGCATGAGCCGCCAAAATCTTCAATATCGTTTACGCAAAATAAAAAAATGAAGGGAACGGCACAAATTGCCATTCCCTTCATTTTTCATTGGTAACCCGATCGTTCAATCCAATCTTTCAATTTGTGCTTTAGTGAGTTGAAACCGTCGGCATCATGTTCTTTCACACGATCTTGCAGCGATTTGCGAGCTTTCGCCGTTTTATTTTTCTTGACGGCGTCTGTCGCTTCCTGCAATGCACGAATGGACAGGCTGATTTTTCCTGCCTCTTCATCCACTTCCAACACTTTCACGTTTACTTCTTGTCCAATAGCGAGGTAATCGTTTATATCACGAACGAATCCGTATGTGATTTCGGAAATATGAACGAGGCCTTGCGTCTCTTCATCCAATGCGACAAATGCTCCATACGGTTGAATTCCCGTCACTTTGCCAGAAAGTTCTTCCCCCACTTCGTATTTTCTTGCCATGTTGAAACAGCTCCCAATCTTTTTGGTATCGAATCTGCCTATACGGCCATCCGCAATTATACCATGTATTGAAATTAAGAGCAAAAAATTGACAAGTTTCAAACACTATTCAGGACGCTTGGCAAATCGGCTCATTGCTTGGTCCAAGTCACGGTAAATGCCGTTTTCTATCAGCTCTTCATAATAAGGCGAATAGAACCATCCATCCGACTCCATCTCTTGAACGATCTTGGCGACGATGGAAGCTGCTGGAGAATCAGAACCGAGTGAAGCGACTTGCCTCCAAGCTTCCCGATACTCCTTTTTCACCCGATGGTCAGGACCTATCGCATTTTGACTGTCCATCCCTAAGATGCTCATAAAAAGCCAGGTATAGGCTCCATAAAGATAGTCCGGCCCATCTTTCTTACGTTCTGATTTCAACAGCAGGTTCTCCATTTCTTTAAGATAATCAACCGACACATTTAATGACTGATTAGGAGAATCTATCATCTTGTAAAAGTCATATTGATACAATTTTATATAGACCCCAAAATCAGGATGAACGGAACGGATAAGACGATCACTATACTCGTTTGTCCCAAATAAAGGAGTTGGATAAGAGCCGCGGATTGAAGTCAAGAAGAAATTTTGCGACTCCATCCCTTTCAACACGCTCATCAGCTCATCCGATATCGATCCCTTTGTCGGTAGAAATGTTTCCCCATCTACTATTCCTTCTACATCAGACAACTCTAGAAATTCACCAGAAGATAGTGCATACATATAAACCCCTTGCATTCGAAAAAGTTTATCTATGTATCGCTCCACGAATTGTTCACTTTCTTCCCAATTATTCTTAACAGGTCGAGAGAACAGCTGCTCAGCCACCTCGGACGGCAGTTTGATTTCTTCTATATATTCATCGTACTGTTTGAGCGCTTTTTTCTTATCCACATGTCCTTCATTTTCTAGTACGCGGTTCAGATTGAATAGGAACATATCAAATTCTTTACGTATATCCTTGTTGTAAAGATAATTCATCATCATCGGTTCCCGTTCGATTAATGATTCCAACCCGCTCTGTTCCAGTCTGTCCTGAAATTCCTTATCAAATGACTTTTCCAGCTTCGCAATGAATTTTGCCGAAGAGGCAGCCTTGTATTCTGTGCTGGATGTGATCCAAAAAAATGAAACAGCAACGAGTAACAAGAGAGCGATTGTCCAAAGATAAATCGTTTTTTTGTACTTTCCGTGCTTCTTGGGAATGCTTTGCACGCTTTGCAATACAACAGATTGTGGTTGGAAAAGCTGGTCATATCGGAAGGAAGGGCGTATCCTCTCAAATGATTTTTGTAACAAGGATAGTTTCTTTTCTATAAGCTGGTCGTTGAACCGAACTATTCCTTCTCTCTCCAGTTCATATATATCTTGCTCATCCAAGCCTGTGACATGAGCGATTTCTTCCAGTGATAAACCATGAAAATGGGACAGGAGAATTACGCTTTTCATTTTTATTGGCAAGTCTGTCAATCTGCCTAATAGTTCGTTATCTTCTTCGAATCGAAAAAGCTCTTTCATCAGAGTGGGCTCCCTCATAGAAAGCCGTTCATACACGCTGCGATAGACAAGCACCTTGTCCAATTCTTCATCCATCCGGTGTTCAGCTTGATACTTTTGAAAAAACGTTTCTGTCCAGACGCCCGCATCCTCGGCTGGAATTCCAAATTGGATGGCCAATTGTTCTATTCGCCCTGCCAGTTGCATGAGGCGGTCTTTTTGCTCTTCCATGGAATCATCTCCCACTCTCTCCAATCTCTGTCCTTCTATCATACCAAGTTATCGAAATCCGGACAAACGAGCAAAAGAGCTGCCACCCGGATAGGTAGCAGCTCTTGCTAATGATCCTTATTACGGTTCGTATTTCACACGCCATCCATCTTCCATCCAGATCATGCGGAGTTCCACTGTTTCTTCATACTCTGGAAACTGTTCCGTATTCACATGGAGAGTAGCAACGCCAGGCCAGTTCCCTTCTTTGTCCTGATCTAGCCCTTTGAAAGAGATGGACGTGAATAACTCATTGAATCGTGGCCACGCCGGTTCCAGGATTTTGATCAATTCTTCTTTTTTAACTAGGTCATCCCCAGGACCTTTATAATACAACTCATATAACGTTTCGATGTCATTGCGAAAACCTGCATAGTAATAGACAGCCACCACTGCCAACGGCTCTTGGCCGATAAGTGCGTCCACATTCTTTTCTGCTGATATTTGATTATATAGTCCGATGGCGTTCTTCATTGTCTCCTCATTAATTTCAGTCAGTGGCTGTTCTACATTCGAAGGCAATTGCGGCAACGACACATCTCCAATGTACCAAATCTCATTTTCATGAATCACGTTAAGTGCATACCGTACATTCCCCTGTCTAGACAAATTGACAGTGCCATATAGAAGGGTATTATTCCGAAAGACAGAGTCGCCGGAGAAGCTGATTTCATCGTTGACCGGTAATAAGGACAGCGCCTTTTGCCACGATGACTTATACTGATCCAGAGACGTCTCATATCCACTCTCGGAGTATTTCCAGACGTTCTCATGATGCAAGTGGTACATCATTTCAGGATCGTTCTTTTCATTCGCCAAATTATATAACGCGACAATGTCGATTGGGGAACATCCTTTCAATACCGCCAAATCATATTGTTTTTTGAATGAATCATAAAGCGCTTCGATGTTTTGATCAAATGCAGAATCAGGTAATTGAATCGCCTCGTCTTGAAACACGGGTTGTTCCCCGTACATATACATATCCAATTGCCCTGCTCTTTGCACTACAAGGGCATCTTTGAGTGCATCGTATCCAATCCGATTCCATGTTTCGGATGCGG harbors:
- the yugI gene encoding S1 domain-containing post-transcriptional regulator GSP13 translates to MARKYEVGEELSGKVTGIQPYGAFVALDEETQGLVHISEITYGFVRDINDYLAIGQEVNVKVLEVDEEAGKISLSIRALQEATDAVKKNKTAKARKSLQDRVKEHDADGFNSLKHKLKDWIERSGYQ
- a CDS encoding sigma 54-interacting transcriptional regulator produces the protein MVQYDNPFFPFYQFAVNHAGVGIHAIDQTGRTIIYNDKMKEIEGLDLDDVGDRSILELFSFEQEESTLLKVLQSGKEQLNVKQTYWNRNGNEITTINDTFPIFSEGVLIGAIEIAKDVTALEKFILHPLRKTSTPVTFNQIVANSDAMKAVITTARKACRAKLPILLIGETGTGKDLLAESIHNESSPTDSPFYTLFCHSTDSELIEKLAQEFDEADQFTLFCERIDLLSMGLQQKLLSILSHAEKDGRQFIASIGEDPVELISRGTLMKDLYYFFASFTIRIPPVRKRKEDILPFIDAYLTKRKERFGYSLEGVSEEVEQLFLLYDWPGNLRELEFLLDEISSLATMETVITYEMLPLHFRIKTDDMMNKPVQAVDFIVQPNKDLMPLDQFLREAEEYYLVKAMKLHDDNITKTANALGMSRQNLQYRLRKIKK